From the Homo sapiens chromosome 1, GRCh38.p14 Primary Assembly genome, one window contains:
- the PTGFR gene encoding prostaglandin F2-alpha receptor isoform X3, translated as MSMNNSKQLVSPAAALLSNTTCQTENRLSVFFSVIFMTVGILSNSLAIAILMKAYQRFRQKSKASFLLLASGLVITDFFGHLINGAIAVFVYASDKEWIRFDQSNVLCSIFGICMVFSGLCPLLLGSVMAIERCIGVTKPIFHSTKITSKHVKMMLSGVCLFAVFIALLPILGHRDYKIQASRTWCFYNTEDIKDWEDRFYLLLFSFLGLLALGVSLLCNAITGITLLRVKFKSQQHRQGRSHHLEMVIQLLAIMCVSCICWSPFLGYRIILNGKEKYKVYEEQSDFLHR; from the exons ATGTCCATGAACAATTCCAAACAGCTAGTGTCTCCTGCAGCTGCGCTTCTTTCAAACACAACCTGCCAGACGGAAAACCGGCTTTCCGTATTTTTTTCAGTAATCTTCATGACAGTGGGAATCTTGTCAAACAGCCTTGCCATCGCCATTCTCATGAAGGCATATCAGAGATTTAGACAGAAGTCCAAGGCATCGTTTCTGCTTTTGGCCAGTGGCCTGGTAATCACTGATTTCTTTGGCCATCTCATCAATGGAGCCATAGCAGTATTTGTATATGCTTCTGATAAAGAATGGATCCGCTTTGACCAATCAAATGTCCTTTGCAGTATTTTTGGTATCTGCATGGTGTTTTCTGGTCTGTGCCCACTTCTTCTAGGCAGTGTGATGGCCATTGAGCGGTGTATTGGAGTCACAAAACCAATATTTCATTCTACGAAAATTACATCCAAACATGTGAAAATGATGTTAAGTGGTGTGTGCTTGTTTGCTGTTTTCATAGCTTTGCTGCCCATCCTTGGACATCGAGACTATAAAATTCAGGCGTCGAGGACCTGGTGTTTCTACAACACAGAAGACATCAAAGACTGGGAAGATAGATTTTatcttctacttttttcttttctggggcTCTTAGCCCTTGGTGTTTCATTGTTGTGCAATGCAATCACAGGAATTACACTTTTAAGAGTTAAATTTAAAAGTCAGCAGCACAGACAAGGCAGATCTCATCATTTGGAAATGGTAATCCAGCTCCTGGCGATAATGTGTGTCTCCTGTATTTGTTGGAGCCCATTTCTG GGATACAGAATAATTTTGAATGGGAAAGAGAAATATAAAGTATATGAAGAGCAAAGTGATTTCTTACATAGGTGA
- the PTGFR gene encoding prostaglandin F2-alpha receptor isoform X2, translating to MSMNNSKQLVSPAAALLSNTTCQTENRLSVFFSVIFMTVGILSNSLAIAILMKAYQRFRQKSKASFLLLASGLVITDFFGHLINGAIAVFVYASDKEWIRFDQSNVLCSIFGICMVFSGLCPLLLGSVMAIERCIGVTKPIFHSTKITSKHVKMMLSGVCLFAVFIALLPILGHRDYKIQASRTWCFYNTEDIKDWEDRFYLLLFSFLGLLALGVSLLCNAITGITLLRVKFKSQQHRQGRSHHLEMVIQLLAIMCVSCICWSPFLGYRIILNGKEKYKVYEEQSDFLHRK from the exons ATGTCCATGAACAATTCCAAACAGCTAGTGTCTCCTGCAGCTGCGCTTCTTTCAAACACAACCTGCCAGACGGAAAACCGGCTTTCCGTATTTTTTTCAGTAATCTTCATGACAGTGGGAATCTTGTCAAACAGCCTTGCCATCGCCATTCTCATGAAGGCATATCAGAGATTTAGACAGAAGTCCAAGGCATCGTTTCTGCTTTTGGCCAGTGGCCTGGTAATCACTGATTTCTTTGGCCATCTCATCAATGGAGCCATAGCAGTATTTGTATATGCTTCTGATAAAGAATGGATCCGCTTTGACCAATCAAATGTCCTTTGCAGTATTTTTGGTATCTGCATGGTGTTTTCTGGTCTGTGCCCACTTCTTCTAGGCAGTGTGATGGCCATTGAGCGGTGTATTGGAGTCACAAAACCAATATTTCATTCTACGAAAATTACATCCAAACATGTGAAAATGATGTTAAGTGGTGTGTGCTTGTTTGCTGTTTTCATAGCTTTGCTGCCCATCCTTGGACATCGAGACTATAAAATTCAGGCGTCGAGGACCTGGTGTTTCTACAACACAGAAGACATCAAAGACTGGGAAGATAGATTTTatcttctacttttttcttttctggggcTCTTAGCCCTTGGTGTTTCATTGTTGTGCAATGCAATCACAGGAATTACACTTTTAAGAGTTAAATTTAAAAGTCAGCAGCACAGACAAGGCAGATCTCATCATTTGGAAATGGTAATCCAGCTCCTGGCGATAATGTGTGTCTCCTGTATTTGTTGGAGCCCATTTCTG GGATACAGAATAATTTTGAATGGGAAAGAGAAATATAAAGTATATGAAGAGCAAAGTGATTTCTTACATAG aaaatag
- the PTGFR gene encoding prostaglandin F2-alpha receptor isoform b precursor (isoform b precursor is encoded by transcript variant 2), whose product MSMNNSKQLVSPAAALLSNTTCQTENRLSVFFSVIFMTVGILSNSLAIAILMKAYQRFRQKSKASFLLLASGLVITDFFGHLINGAIAVFVYASDKEWIRFDQSNVLCSIFGICMVFSGLCPLLLGSVMAIERCIGVTKPIFHSTKITSKHVKMMLSGVCLFAVFIALLPILGHRDYKIQASRTWCFYNTEDIKDWEDRFYLLLFSFLGLLALGVSLLCNAITGITLLRVKFKSQQHRQGRSHHLEMVIQLLAIMCVSCICWSPFLGYRIILNGKEKYKVYEEQSDFLHRLQWPTLE is encoded by the exons ATGTCCATGAACAATTCCAAACAGCTAGTGTCTCCTGCAGCTGCGCTTCTTTCAAACACAACCTGCCAGACGGAAAACCGGCTTTCCGTATTTTTTTCAGTAATCTTCATGACAGTGGGAATCTTGTCAAACAGCCTTGCCATCGCCATTCTCATGAAGGCATATCAGAGATTTAGACAGAAGTCCAAGGCATCGTTTCTGCTTTTGGCCAGTGGCCTGGTAATCACTGATTTCTTTGGCCATCTCATCAATGGAGCCATAGCAGTATTTGTATATGCTTCTGATAAAGAATGGATCCGCTTTGACCAATCAAATGTCCTTTGCAGTATTTTTGGTATCTGCATGGTGTTTTCTGGTCTGTGCCCACTTCTTCTAGGCAGTGTGATGGCCATTGAGCGGTGTATTGGAGTCACAAAACCAATATTTCATTCTACGAAAATTACATCCAAACATGTGAAAATGATGTTAAGTGGTGTGTGCTTGTTTGCTGTTTTCATAGCTTTGCTGCCCATCCTTGGACATCGAGACTATAAAATTCAGGCGTCGAGGACCTGGTGTTTCTACAACACAGAAGACATCAAAGACTGGGAAGATAGATTTTatcttctacttttttcttttctggggcTCTTAGCCCTTGGTGTTTCATTGTTGTGCAATGCAATCACAGGAATTACACTTTTAAGAGTTAAATTTAAAAGTCAGCAGCACAGACAAGGCAGATCTCATCATTTGGAAATGGTAATCCAGCTCCTGGCGATAATGTGTGTCTCCTGTATTTGTTGGAGCCCATTTCTG GGATACAGAATAATTTTGAATGGGAAAGAGAAATATAAAGTATATGAAGAGCAAAGTGATTTCTTACATAG